The following coding sequences are from one Litorilinea aerophila window:
- a CDS encoding AI-2E family transporter: MVTSETEETFPLWTQAALGFWDFNHGQALMADGRRLAKHYLAEMPDPRPWYLRWQDWLRPLPGRVCAAPVGEATPGQQEMTVPDEITLHCSPKLLVQIGAAVAALGLALYLTDVLILLAVAMLLAAVMQPPLNWLARHGLPRGVGVSLLYLLLLALLALALYALVPGIVEQASQIANGSWAAWLDQMTMQWQQETARYPGLTPLLELPVQMGAMVQNWMAGMGRWAINLSSLLMDGTLVLALAYFLAIDPNAPRRLLFDLLPEPYHLRAWYLSAHLGQQVVRWTWSQGLLALYIAVAFGVGLYLLGVPYALLLGLVGGVLEVIPFLGGAVTMLAAVLVSLPHSWNMALGAVAWYIVVNLVEGYVLVPRLYQRTLRLHPLLVLIAFVAGGRLLGLAGALLAVPLAAAIQAAWQHRDRVIAVPEQEGEAVAQDPVCGMRLTPELAACKQIYRGQTYFFCSERCHDLFLTWPVDPVCRQKVRPEVAEQVTYQGKIYYLCSPDCARRFAEAPASWLEPTSGPAQDKEARPIPALKPPG; this comes from the coding sequence ATGGTTACATCAGAGACAGAAGAGACCTTTCCTCTGTGGACACAGGCTGCCCTGGGGTTTTGGGATTTCAACCACGGCCAGGCATTGATGGCCGATGGCCGGCGACTGGCTAAACACTATCTGGCTGAAATGCCTGACCCTCGACCCTGGTATCTCCGGTGGCAAGACTGGTTGCGTCCCCTGCCGGGCAGAGTCTGTGCCGCGCCAGTGGGAGAAGCGACCCCTGGACAACAGGAGATGACGGTGCCAGACGAGATCACCTTGCACTGCTCGCCCAAGTTGCTGGTACAGATCGGAGCGGCGGTCGCTGCCCTGGGGCTGGCACTCTATCTGACCGATGTACTGATCCTGTTGGCGGTGGCCATGCTGCTGGCGGCCGTCATGCAGCCACCTCTTAACTGGTTGGCACGGCATGGGTTGCCCCGCGGCGTGGGTGTGTCGCTGCTCTATCTGCTTCTGTTGGCCCTGCTCGCCCTGGCCCTCTATGCCCTGGTCCCCGGGATCGTAGAGCAGGCCAGCCAGATCGCCAACGGTTCGTGGGCCGCCTGGCTGGATCAGATGACCATGCAATGGCAGCAGGAGACCGCCCGCTATCCTGGGCTGACCCCTCTACTCGAACTGCCTGTCCAGATGGGGGCCATGGTGCAGAACTGGATGGCTGGCATGGGACGCTGGGCCATTAACCTCAGCAGTCTGCTGATGGATGGGACGCTGGTCCTGGCCCTGGCCTACTTTCTGGCCATCGATCCCAACGCACCCCGTCGCCTGCTGTTTGACCTGTTGCCCGAACCCTATCACCTGCGCGCCTGGTACCTTTCCGCTCACCTGGGCCAGCAGGTGGTGCGCTGGACTTGGAGCCAGGGGCTGCTGGCGCTCTACATCGCCGTGGCGTTTGGGGTGGGGTTGTATCTGCTCGGGGTACCCTACGCCCTGCTCCTGGGCCTGGTCGGTGGGGTGCTGGAGGTGATCCCCTTTCTGGGGGGCGCCGTAACCATGCTGGCCGCAGTCCTGGTCAGTCTGCCCCACTCCTGGAACATGGCCTTGGGCGCGGTGGCGTGGTACATCGTCGTGAACCTGGTGGAGGGCTATGTGCTGGTGCCCCGCCTCTACCAGCGCACACTCCGGCTGCATCCGCTGCTGGTCCTCATTGCCTTCGTGGCTGGCGGACGACTGCTGGGGCTGGCGGGTGCCCTGTTGGCTGTTCCCTTGGCTGCAGCGATACAGGCGGCCTGGCAGCACCGGGATCGGGTGATAGCGGTCCCAGAGCAGGAGGGTGAGGCGGTGGCCCAGGACCCGGTGTGCGGCATGCGGCTTACCCCCGAGCTGGCTGCCTGCAAGCAGATTTACCGGGGACAAACCTACTTCTTCTGCTCCGAGCGATGCCACGACCTTTTCCTGACCTGGCCCGTGGACCCGGTCTGCCGACAGAAGGTGAGGCCAGAGGTAGCCGAGCAGGTCACTTACCAGGGTAAGATCTATTATCTGTGCAGCCCGGATTGCGCCCGCCGCTTTGCCGAGGCACCAGCGTCCTGGCTGGAACCGACGTCTGGGCCTGCCCAAGATAAGGAGGCAAGACCCATTCCCGCGTTGAAACCACCAGGTTGA
- a CDS encoding QcrA and Rieske domain-containing protein — protein sequence MSAKTPSQGEEAVGQPGINRREFLTYAWGVAMGLLAAEGGAATYFFLLPRFRAGEFGGKFQLGPTSSLPPPGTLPPVLSTAGKYWLVHTEVGVKALYQVCTHLGCLYKWSESNQRFECPCHGSKFTAEGDYIEGPAPRSLDQFVVEIVQDGVVVATTQETEDAIVPPAVRGTPWALSAQVVVDTGRRILGKPAAKSPARRAG from the coding sequence ATGAGCGCGAAGACTCCATCGCAGGGGGAGGAAGCAGTCGGACAGCCTGGCATCAATCGCCGCGAGTTTTTGACCTACGCCTGGGGCGTCGCCATGGGGCTCCTGGCAGCGGAAGGGGGCGCCGCCACCTATTTCTTCCTGCTCCCGCGTTTTCGCGCAGGGGAGTTCGGCGGCAAGTTTCAACTGGGCCCGACCAGTTCCCTGCCACCGCCGGGAACACTGCCCCCAGTTCTGAGCACGGCGGGCAAGTACTGGCTGGTCCATACAGAGGTGGGCGTCAAGGCCCTGTACCAGGTCTGCACCCACCTGGGCTGCCTCTACAAATGGAGCGAGTCCAACCAGCGCTTCGAGTGCCCTTGCCATGGCTCCAAGTTCACGGCCGAGGGTGACTACATCGAGGGCCCGGCTCCCCGCTCGCTGGACCAGTTCGTGGTCGAAATCGTGCAGGATGGAGTCGTGGTGGCCACGACCCAAGAGACAGAAGACGCCATTGTTCCACCTGCCGTTCGGGGGACCCCCTGGGCCTTGTCTGCCCAAGTTGTGGTGGACACCGGGCGCCGCATCCTGGGTAAGCCTGCCGCCAAGTCGCCGGCACGGCGAGCAGGGTGA
- a CDS encoding multicopper oxidase family protein, with protein MLKQNQWQWNKLVVALLAVMLVVGAYGAGRLSSPQALAAKTAVTPTAPIESSKTEAGPRASDGGHDMGQMGSAPPTDEMGEMDAMDTMDEMGHGSRPIPSTGVPDASETVGGQPLAYREEDGVKVFELTARPVRWPILSGDGSVVVTAWSYNGTVPGPMIRVTEGDRVRVVLKNELPTATSIHWHGIPLPNAMDGVPPFTQEPVQPGEIFTYEFTAPPTGSFMYHSHVDTDLQIMAGLYAPFIVDPARPRAAGPDVDVMWMLSEWRVGPDGETYPAMPMAGSEPNYFTINGKAYPDTEPIVVKKGETVRIRLAAIGQFTHPMHLHGMNFRIVGYDGVPLPPAQQLTRNTVPVNPGEIIDIEFTADNVGTWIFHCHVLHHVTNDGVEPGGLIGVIQVVE; from the coding sequence ATGTTGAAACAGAATCAGTGGCAATGGAACAAACTGGTTGTAGCGCTCCTGGCAGTCATGTTGGTGGTCGGTGCTTACGGGGCGGGGAGACTCTCTTCCCCCCAGGCCCTGGCGGCCAAAACCGCAGTCACGCCCACAGCTCCCATCGAAAGCAGTAAAACAGAGGCCGGCCCCAGGGCCAGCGACGGCGGACATGACATGGGGCAAATGGGAAGCGCGCCCCCCACAGACGAAATGGGCGAGATGGATGCCATGGACACGATGGATGAAATGGGCCATGGGTCGAGGCCTATCCCATCGACAGGAGTGCCAGACGCCAGCGAGACCGTGGGTGGCCAGCCATTGGCCTACCGGGAAGAAGACGGCGTCAAAGTCTTTGAACTCACGGCCAGGCCCGTACGCTGGCCCATCCTGAGCGGCGATGGGTCCGTGGTGGTGACCGCCTGGAGCTACAACGGCACCGTCCCCGGCCCGATGATCCGGGTTACCGAAGGCGATCGGGTACGCGTCGTCTTGAAGAACGAACTGCCCACCGCCACCAGCATCCACTGGCACGGCATTCCTCTACCCAATGCCATGGACGGCGTGCCCCCCTTCACCCAAGAGCCTGTCCAGCCCGGCGAGATCTTCACCTACGAGTTCACGGCGCCGCCGACGGGCAGCTTCATGTACCATTCCCACGTAGACACCGACCTCCAGATCATGGCGGGACTTTACGCCCCGTTCATCGTCGACCCAGCGCGACCTCGGGCCGCGGGGCCCGACGTGGACGTGATGTGGATGTTGTCGGAGTGGCGGGTGGGGCCTGATGGGGAGACCTACCCGGCCATGCCCATGGCGGGCAGCGAGCCCAACTACTTCACCATCAACGGCAAAGCCTATCCGGACACGGAGCCAATCGTGGTGAAGAAGGGCGAGACCGTGCGCATCCGCCTGGCTGCCATCGGCCAGTTCACCCATCCCATGCACCTGCACGGCATGAATTTCCGTATTGTGGGCTACGACGGCGTGCCCCTGCCCCCTGCCCAGCAGCTCACGCGCAACACCGTGCCCGTCAACCCTGGCGAGATCATCGACATTGAGTTCACCGCCGACAACGTGGGCACGTGGATTTTCCACTGCCATGTCCTACACCATGTCACGAATGACGGTGTGGAGCCAGGCGGGTTGATTGGCGTGATCCAGGTGGTCGAATAG
- a CDS encoding L-2-amino-thiazoline-4-carboxylic acid hydrolase, whose protein sequence is MNLTRMGVGLAGVGLAAFVLRQAWRTADSVRWLEILARPTVRQAARRVLLERNRNRQHPEQGRFTGADVNQILAETWQRYRVLAAAGSPLGTAEPTPGSRLTVLLACLSLACLQTLLNRGLDRAYAVELCADMAWHICQRWARLPDHGIRLIARTPLQRLRMNVELFLRFPFNPPGYIVERLSDAGDVAFNIRRCPIAEYFQAHDAVDLCTASWCNLDYALAERWGGRLERKGTLAWGDACCDFRFLPEKNRDTPRTASKSRQKFGG, encoded by the coding sequence ATGAACCTTACCCGAATGGGCGTCGGCCTGGCCGGCGTTGGCCTGGCCGCCTTTGTCTTGAGACAGGCATGGAGAACCGCCGACAGCGTGCGATGGTTGGAAATCCTCGCCCGGCCCACCGTACGCCAGGCCGCCCGCCGGGTCCTGCTGGAGCGCAACCGCAACCGCCAGCATCCAGAGCAAGGACGCTTCACCGGGGCAGACGTAAACCAGATCCTGGCGGAGACCTGGCAGCGCTACCGGGTGCTCGCCGCCGCCGGGAGCCCCCTGGGCACGGCGGAACCCACACCCGGCAGCCGGCTGACCGTGTTGCTGGCCTGTCTCTCCCTGGCCTGCCTGCAAACGTTGCTGAACCGGGGGCTGGATCGGGCCTACGCAGTGGAACTTTGCGCCGACATGGCCTGGCACATCTGTCAACGGTGGGCGCGCCTTCCGGACCATGGGATTCGGCTGATCGCGCGCACGCCGTTGCAGCGACTGCGTATGAACGTGGAGCTCTTTCTGCGCTTTCCCTTCAATCCGCCCGGCTACATAGTCGAGCGGCTGTCGGATGCAGGGGACGTCGCCTTCAACATCCGGCGCTGCCCCATCGCCGAGTATTTCCAGGCCCACGACGCGGTCGATCTCTGCACGGCGTCCTGGTGCAACCTGGACTACGCCCTGGCTGAAAGATGGGGTGGCCGCCTGGAGCGAAAGGGCACGCTGGCCTGGGGCGACGCCTGCTGCGACTTTCGGTTTCTACCGGAAAAAAATCGGGATACGCCCAGAACTGCCAGTAAATCCCGACAGAAATTCGGCGGTTGA
- a CDS encoding cytochrome c biogenesis protein CcdA produces the protein METPFLRRTVVLSGLLVVAMGAVALAGLWHPNAPDPSMQTYLPAITLPTVITAALVDGINPCAFTVLLLFITAMLATVKGELLAGKGAIQADAQGLRALVGAPRARLLGMGSIFIAAIFFTYLSLGVGLLKATDLFTRQHLPARMGALLAILLGLWMVKDFFLPDWGPRLQAPSQVGALARRAARTATVPTLMVSGFLIGLCTVPCSGAVYLAVLSLLALQPTALLGYAYLVLYNLIFVLPLVAILVAASARPTLNRLAHWNLHHREWVRLTLGGGVVFMGLLILATT, from the coding sequence ATGGAGACTCCCTTCCTGCGCCGCACCGTCGTCCTCTCGGGGCTGCTGGTGGTTGCCATGGGGGCTGTGGCCCTGGCCGGACTCTGGCACCCCAACGCGCCGGACCCATCCATGCAAACGTATCTGCCCGCCATCACCCTGCCCACGGTCATCACCGCAGCCCTGGTGGACGGCATCAACCCGTGCGCGTTCACGGTGCTGTTGCTCTTCATCACCGCCATGCTGGCCACGGTCAAAGGGGAGCTGCTGGCGGGAAAGGGAGCCATCCAGGCCGACGCCCAGGGGCTGCGGGCCCTGGTGGGAGCCCCCCGGGCACGCCTCCTGGGCATGGGCAGCATCTTTATCGCTGCCATCTTTTTCACCTATCTGTCCCTGGGCGTGGGGTTGCTCAAGGCGACGGACCTCTTCACCCGCCAACATCTGCCCGCGCGCATGGGTGCGCTGCTGGCGATCCTTTTGGGGCTGTGGATGGTCAAAGATTTCTTCCTGCCGGACTGGGGCCCCCGCCTGCAGGCACCGAGCCAGGTGGGCGCCCTGGCGCGCCGCGCGGCGCGTACGGCTACCGTACCGACGCTGATGGTCAGTGGCTTTCTCATCGGCCTGTGCACGGTACCCTGCAGCGGAGCGGTCTATCTGGCCGTACTCAGCCTGCTCGCCCTGCAGCCAACCGCCCTGTTGGGCTACGCCTACCTGGTACTCTACAATCTGATCTTCGTGCTGCCGCTGGTGGCGATTCTGGTGGCGGCCTCGGCCCGCCCCACCCTCAACCGGCTGGCCCACTGGAACCTGCATCACAGGGAATGGGTGCGCCTGACGCTGGGCGGCGGTGTCGTCTTCATGGGGCTGCTCATCCTGGCGACGACATAA
- a CDS encoding cupredoxin domain-containing protein, giving the protein MLVKAFVRPPLPELAGHVIDVAADMGGFDRKEIRVKAGEPVTIRLRSLDNQYHTDGGGQHQWAVDELNVSVIAPPLGSNTITFTPTEPGEYQFYCDICCGGRANPNMQGTLIVEA; this is encoded by the coding sequence TTGCTCGTCAAGGCCTTCGTGCGCCCACCCCTGCCCGAACTGGCGGGCCATGTCATCGACGTGGCCGCAGACATGGGCGGTTTCGACCGGAAGGAGATCCGGGTCAAGGCCGGGGAACCGGTAACCATCCGGCTCCGGAGTCTGGACAACCAATACCACACCGACGGCGGCGGCCAGCACCAGTGGGCGGTGGATGAACTCAACGTCAGCGTCATCGCCCCACCCCTGGGCAGCAACACCATCACCTTCACGCCCACTGAACCGGGCGAATACCAGTTCTACTGCGACATCTGCTGCGGAGGCCGTGCCAATCCCAACATGCAGGGCACGCTGATCGTGGAGGCCTAG
- a CDS encoding NfeD family protein produces MWCHILLTMPLLGLALFFVLPFSPALALYLVLVLLSLLLYYKIMESMQVPVATGPEALLGQVVTTGDDGSIRWQGEWWKARPLLPHQRVRIVDIRGLEVQVEPVEAVENQSGVNT; encoded by the coding sequence ATGTGGTGCCACATTCTTCTGACCATGCCACTGTTGGGGCTCGCCTTGTTCTTTGTGCTGCCCTTTAGCCCGGCCCTTGCCCTCTACCTGGTGCTCGTGTTGTTGTCGCTGTTGCTGTACTACAAGATCATGGAGAGCATGCAGGTACCCGTCGCCACCGGGCCAGAAGCCCTGCTGGGCCAGGTGGTGACCACCGGCGACGACGGCTCGATCCGCTGGCAGGGCGAATGGTGGAAGGCCCGGCCCCTGTTGCCCCATCAGCGGGTGCGCATCGTCGACATCCGTGGCCTGGAGGTACAGGTGGAGCCGGTGGAAGCAGTCGAAAATCAATCGGGCGTGAACACCTGA
- a CDS encoding SHOCT domain-containing protein — protein MLLGWLLPILLLVLGGMWLLNNSPSNRGGNPDGFHPPQRVERAEEILQERYARGEISREEYEEMRQTLKR, from the coding sequence ATGCTACTTGGCTGGTTGTTGCCCATCCTCCTGCTGGTACTGGGCGGCATGTGGCTCCTCAACAACAGTCCCTCCAATCGGGGCGGCAATCCCGATGGCTTCCATCCTCCCCAGAGGGTGGAGAGAGCCGAGGAGATTCTCCAGGAACGCTATGCCCGGGGCGAGATCAGCCGCGAAGAGTACGAGGAAATGCGCCAGACGCTGAAGCGGTAG
- a CDS encoding YVTN family beta-propeller repeat protein encodes MNLRSVVITGVLALSVPVLAACGGLVEPTASPPAAVEGEQAGAAATEAATAVETTASEAAGVETPQPAGFSWTAWVANGMDDSLSVVDLATGQELARIPVGMNPHILTTSPDGSILYVVNAGGHDRDPNAHAEEAASQATPDPHGHGGNGADTAPSAEAGKADEDKADSSMDQPDGTSYSLWAIDAASGQVLVQVPVGMGPTHPIASADGSRVYVTNTDEGSVTVIDTATWGVVTTISDLPEPHDGALTPDGRLLYLATAGTSTLTVVDTESFAVIKTIPVGNKPRGLVAGGVNGELAYVTNKGDGTLSIVDIPNGTVQMTVPVGAGAHAVRLSPDGETAYVSLSQEDAVALVDVQSGQVRRTLAVGATPEQLDLSGDGRWLVVSNNGDATLSIIDLAQETLVATVAVGAGAYGVQMTSVAYAGSTPMALPDLPKNADGYRDLSVEQLAAAMEAKDFVLVNVHIPYEGELPNTDLFIPYNEIGANLDKLSAPDAPIVLYCRSGRMSTAAAEVLVAAGYTNIYELDGGFNAWQAAGYELVSQ; translated from the coding sequence ATGAACCTTCGCAGTGTTGTGATAACCGGTGTGCTGGCGCTATCCGTGCCGGTGCTGGCCGCCTGCGGCGGCCTGGTGGAGCCGACGGCCTCCCCACCCGCCGCGGTCGAGGGCGAGCAGGCTGGGGCCGCTGCCACCGAGGCAGCGACCGCGGTGGAGACAACGGCCAGCGAGGCCGCCGGCGTCGAGACCCCCCAGCCGGCTGGTTTCAGCTGGACGGCCTGGGTCGCCAACGGCATGGACGACAGTCTGAGCGTGGTGGACCTCGCCACGGGCCAGGAGTTGGCCCGCATTCCGGTGGGCATGAATCCCCATATCCTGACCACCAGCCCCGACGGCAGCATCCTCTATGTCGTCAATGCCGGTGGGCACGACCGGGATCCCAATGCCCACGCCGAGGAGGCAGCGAGCCAGGCGACTCCCGATCCCCATGGTCACGGCGGCAATGGCGCGGACACGGCTCCATCGGCTGAAGCGGGGAAGGCAGACGAGGACAAAGCGGACAGCAGCATGGATCAGCCGGATGGAACGAGCTATAGCCTGTGGGCCATCGACGCTGCCAGCGGCCAGGTCCTGGTCCAGGTGCCCGTGGGCATGGGGCCAACCCATCCCATCGCCAGCGCCGACGGCAGCCGGGTTTATGTCACCAATACTGACGAAGGATCGGTGACCGTCATCGACACGGCTACCTGGGGGGTGGTGACCACGATCTCCGATCTGCCCGAACCCCATGACGGTGCGTTGACGCCCGACGGCCGGCTGCTCTATCTGGCCACGGCCGGCACGTCCACCCTGACCGTGGTGGACACCGAAAGCTTCGCGGTCATCAAGACGATTCCGGTAGGCAATAAGCCCCGGGGTCTTGTTGCCGGCGGCGTGAACGGCGAGCTGGCCTATGTCACCAACAAGGGCGACGGCACCCTATCCATCGTCGACATTCCCAATGGCACAGTGCAGATGACGGTCCCGGTGGGGGCAGGGGCCCACGCCGTGCGGCTCAGCCCTGACGGCGAGACGGCCTATGTCTCCCTGAGCCAGGAAGACGCGGTTGCCCTGGTGGATGTGCAGAGCGGCCAGGTGCGCCGCACCCTGGCCGTGGGCGCAACGCCTGAACAGCTTGACCTGAGCGGCGATGGCCGCTGGCTGGTGGTCAGCAACAACGGTGACGCCACCCTCTCCATCATCGATCTGGCCCAGGAAACCCTCGTCGCCACCGTGGCCGTGGGCGCCGGCGCCTATGGCGTACAGATGACCTCGGTGGCCTACGCCGGCTCGACCCCCATGGCCCTGCCCGACCTGCCCAAGAACGCCGACGGCTACAGGGATCTGAGCGTGGAGCAGTTGGCCGCCGCCATGGAGGCCAAGGACTTTGTCCTGGTGAACGTCCACATTCCCTACGAAGGCGAACTGCCCAACACCGACCTCTTCATCCCCTACAACGAGATCGGGGCCAATCTGGATAAACTGTCGGCCCCCGATGCTCCCATTGTGCTCTACTGCCGCAGCGGCAGGATGAGCACGGCCGCGGCCGAGGTCCTGGTCGCTGCCGGCTACACCAACATCTATGAGCTGGATGGCGGCTTCAACGCCTGGCAAGCGGCGGGATATGAGCTGGTGAGCCAGTAG